From Nocardioides faecalis:
GTGGATCGACGTCGAGCCGTGCTTCGTCTACCACCCCCTCAACGCCTTCGACGACGGTGATCGAGTGATCATCGACCTGGTGGTGCACGACCACGCCTTCGCCGAGGACGGCGAGCCGGTGTCGGATCGCCCCCGTCTGGAGCGCTGGACGCTCGACCCGCGGACACGCAAGGTCCTCACCGAGACGATCGACGATCGCGGCACGGAGTTCCCACGCGGGGACGAACGACTCACCGGCAGCCGCCACCGCTACGGCTACACGATCGGCGCATCCTCGGTGCTCGACCTGGGCTCCCTGGGCGATGATCCTCGGACCGCCGTGCGCAAGCACGACCTTGTCGGCGGCACCAGCGTCGAGGTGGACCTGGGCCCCGGCCGCATCGCCAGCGAGATGGTGTTCGTCCCGGCTGGCGGCACGGCTGGCGAGGACGACGGCTGGCTCATGGGCTACGTGTACGACGCGGCGCGCGGCGCCAGCGACCTGGTGATCATCGATGCCCACGACTTCGGGCATCCGGTGGCCACGGTCCACCTCCCGGCCCGCGTGCCGCAGGGATTCCATGGGAACTGGATCCCCGACTCCGCCCTCGCCTGAGCATCGGACCTCGGGATGCGTGCGGAGCGCGCACACTTGCGGCGGTAAGACGCACTCACCGCGGCATGAGCGGGCGGGCCCGCAGGGTGGCATGGGCATCACTCCGTTGGCGAAGTAGCACTTCGCGGCGACGTTCGTCCGGTTTCAAACTGCCCGCGCGGCGACGGCGGCGTACTTCCGACCCGGGCGCTCCGCGAACTCCCGTTGTAGGCGCTCCACCTCGGCGAATCCAGCCTCGGTAACGCGTCGCACCATCAGGTCACACGGCCAGCGGTACGCGGTGTGGACAGCGTGGTCGAACGAGGCGACCTCGTCGTCACTGTCAAAGAACCCGAGGACCAGCGTGCCGGACGGGGCAAGGAGGCGGCGGAACTCGGCGAGCACGCCGTCCAGGTCTGCCGGGGGAACGTGGATCGTTGAGTACCAACTGAGGATGCCTGCTATGGAGTTGGCCGCTAGGTTCAGGTCGGTCATTGAGTCCAGTCGGAATTCCGGGCCGGGATGGTTGGCGCGAGCATGGCTGATGAACTCCGGCACCACGTCAATGCCGGTGACTTGGACGCCGCGCTGGTGCAGATCGGCAGTCCAGTGCCCGGGTCCGCAGCCGAGGTCGAGCACGGGGCCTTCGCTACCGGCGAGGTGCCGCCGGATGAACGTCGCGTCGGCCTTGTCCGCGTCCCAGTCCCCGTCGAACAGGTCGACGTACTGCTGCGATTTCGACGAGTAGGCGTCGCGCACCGAGCGGAGATCCACGACGGCAGGCTAACGGCCCGCCACCGAAAAGTTCCTCATGCCGTTACCCGACTCTCGGCATGAGAGTGCGCTTCCAGCACACGCTGATAGGCGGCGGAGTGACGCACCGGCTGGGCTAGTGTCAGACCGGCTTGACCGGAGTCTCAGGTGCCGAGGACGAGCACGCTTGGCCAGGCCAATGCGGAGGCATCTGCCCAGGTGCCATCCCTGCGCCACTGGGCGTGACCAGTGGCGTCCGGGCATGCGTCCCGTCGCGGGCTGAAGGGCTATACGACAGCATCTGGCGGCGGCACTCGAGCCGCGTGGAAACCTATTCGGTCGGTGTCGGTGGTGCGAGATTCAATGGTGAGGCGACCAACTTCGATCCGGCTGCCTGACCGGTCGGCGTTGGCCTTGGCTCAGGGGAGGAACGACATGACCGCGGACATCGACGACGACGTCACTATGCGCCTGCGCTTCTACGGCGCCGGCGACTACGCCACCTACTGGCAGATCCAGGAGGCGGCAGACATCATTCAGCGGTTCAACCCGTCCGCCCCACCCGACGACGTCAACGGCGTTCTGGAGATCCACAACGCACGCCTGTTCGTGGAGGCAGGCTTCCCGCCGAAGGACCTGTCCGAGGCCGAGCAGGCCACGCTCACTGAGGCGGCCCGCCCCATCCGACGAGTCGTCGCCCAGTGGTTCCACGCGCTCGAGGACGAGGATCTTGATGACAAGCTCAGCGACGTTGACTGGCAGTACCACGAGCAACTTCTCGAGCTCCTGGCCGGACTCGGTGTCTTCGGGCGGTGCAGTGCGACTTCCATGCTGGCCGCCCTCGACCGTGCCCGCATTCACCTCGGTGACCTGCTCACCAGCAAGCGCCTCGTCGAGAACTACGACACGCAGGTCCGCGACCTCCTCCTCGCCGACCCAGACCGAGCCGAGCTCGTCATCCGGCACCACCTCGAGGACCAAGTCAGGAAGGAGACCTTCCTCCCTGCCAGCCTCACTCCGGCCGACCAGCGTGCTCTGATTCAGAAGTACATCGACAGTGACAACCCGAACGGCAACTACCTGAGGCTCGTAGCGAACGCCCCGATCGACGCCAAGACCGGTGTCGACAAGCGGCTGATCGTCAACGCCAGGCGCTGCTATGACGCTCAGGTGAAGGAGTTCTTCGCGACCAACACCGGCATCAGGACCGGATGCTCGGTCTCCGTGTCTGCCACGCAGATCGAGCCGATGACTGTCTCTCTGGATGACGCCGTCATCGAGTACACCTTCAGCGAGGCCCGGCTCGAGGACACCCTGGACTACGCCTCGGTCCTCAATAACTTCCAGTTCCTGTTCG
This genomic window contains:
- a CDS encoding class I SAM-dependent methyltransferase, with the translated sequence MDLRSVRDAYSSKSQQYVDLFDGDWDADKADATFIRRHLAGSEGPVLDLGCGPGHWTADLHQRGVQVTGIDVVPEFISHARANHPGPEFRLDSMTDLNLAANSIAGILSWYSTIHVPPADLDGVLAEFRRLLAPSGTLVLGFFDSDDEVASFDHAVHTAYRWPCDLMVRRVTEAGFAEVERLQREFAERPGRKYAAVAARAV